In Spirochaetota bacterium, the following proteins share a genomic window:
- a CDS encoding lysylphosphatidylglycerol synthase transmembrane domain-containing protein, protein MKDKIKYLNFIGIILFVVILWKIDLKQLFHYLKTANYWYLILAYPFLLLLIFFKAIRWNLLMRSQNVKTPIFETFYVYLWAFYFGAVTPGRIGEISKAIYFQDKFDNIGRAFVSVVIDRLYDVGIRVAALFLLYPFFSHLFAFNYIGFIIIILSIVSGIVALIKFKSIHNIIARFSKFILPKKYYPVIQQNISGFINDTVMMLTSIRYVTLSTFLTIPSFISYCLVAYLIQKSFSIEMPFSYTVFCLVLSSFSVVVPISVSGLGVREAIMIFLFKSIGLGSEAAVLFSLSIFALSPVLGFHGWLVNILMIIYGYFKKKKMDKNLPENVSD, encoded by the coding sequence TTGAAAGATAAGATTAAATATTTAAATTTTATTGGCATTATCCTATTTGTAGTTATTCTATGGAAAATTGATTTAAAACAACTATTCCATTATTTGAAGACTGCAAACTACTGGTATTTAATATTGGCTTATCCCTTTTTACTGCTACTGATTTTTTTCAAAGCAATACGATGGAATCTTTTAATGAGAAGCCAGAATGTCAAAACACCAATATTTGAAACATTTTATGTTTATCTATGGGCTTTTTATTTTGGTGCGGTTACTCCCGGTAGAATTGGTGAGATTTCAAAAGCAATATATTTTCAGGATAAATTTGACAACATTGGTAGGGCATTTGTTTCTGTGGTTATTGACAGGCTCTATGATGTTGGAATACGTGTTGCTGCACTTTTTTTGCTTTACCCTTTTTTCAGCCATCTTTTTGCTTTTAATTATATTGGGTTTATAATTATTATTTTATCAATAGTTTCAGGTATAGTTGCTCTTATAAAGTTTAAGTCAATTCATAATATAATTGCCAGGTTCAGTAAATTTATCTTACCCAAGAAATATTATCCAGTAATTCAGCAAAATATATCAGGGTTTATTAATGATACTGTAATGATGTTAACCAGTATACGATATGTAACACTATCTACGTTTTTAACTATTCCTAGTTTTATCAGTTATTGTCTGGTTGCATACTTAATCCAAAAAAGTTTTTCCATAGAAATGCCGTTTAGCTATACAGTATTTTGCCTGGTTTTATCAAGTTTTTCTGTGGTAGTTCCTATTTCGGTTTCTGGTTTAGGGGTCAGGGAAGCTATTATGATTTTTCTATTTAAGAGCATAGGATTGGGAAGCGAAGCAGCAGTATTATTCTCATTATCAATTTTTGCATTAAGCCCTGTACTGGGATTTCACGGGTGGTTAGTAAATATTTTAATGATCATATATGGTTATTTTAAAAAAAAGAAAATGGATAAAAACCTTCCTGAAAACGTTTCGGATTAA
- a CDS encoding Coenzyme F420 hydrogenase/dehydrogenase, beta subunit C-terminal domain, translated as MPVKAKYDFNDLTQKLGGKKMPLCNFCGTCIGICPSGALTSDYEAGKPVFDESRCTQCSLCYLHCQGIKVNFSELDASFKGGDKFDTYLKSYQKCFLGHSEDDQVRKKGASGGSVTRLLVYMLEKKLVDGVILPRNKPDQKWLFRPEIVTDIKTVKASSQSKYCLIPTNEILKTLKDKKGKYAIVALPCQIHSLRKLQNEGNKHARKIEYILALICGHNMEYGATTFGMKKLKINKENVIDVKYREHGDWPGGLSFHLKNGERKGINFFNYHYLNAVYLPNRCRLCPDYYGNYSDISFGDSWLIRLLGRGMNERGLPKGWSSIIVRTKKGLSLIESAQKDGAMHLEEIEPAEIHESFPFNISYKLNGIFIRLKLARKKPEFIGLQKPDKLDRYLYHYIYNFVLIFGASRAFRFFLSIMPLNFNLFLIKNFKKLMGYKPNARDMVLKYNEKANVE; from the coding sequence ATGCCTGTAAAAGCAAAATACGATTTTAATGACCTTACCCAAAAACTTGGTGGAAAAAAGATGCCGCTGTGCAATTTTTGTGGAACATGTATTGGGATATGTCCATCAGGAGCTTTAACCAGCGATTATGAGGCAGGGAAGCCTGTATTTGATGAATCCAGGTGTACTCAATGTAGTCTTTGTTATCTTCATTGTCAGGGTATAAAGGTAAATTTTTCAGAACTGGATGCATCATTCAAAGGTGGTGATAAATTTGATACCTATCTTAAAAGTTATCAAAAATGTTTTCTGGGACATTCAGAAGATGATCAGGTAAGAAAAAAAGGGGCTTCTGGTGGAAGCGTAACTAGATTACTGGTATATATGCTGGAAAAAAAACTTGTTGATGGTGTAATACTTCCAAGGAATAAGCCTGACCAGAAATGGTTATTCAGGCCGGAGATAGTAACTGATATTAAAACTGTTAAAGCCTCTTCGCAGTCAAAATATTGCCTTATTCCAACAAATGAAATTTTAAAAACCCTCAAGGACAAAAAAGGGAAATATGCAATAGTGGCTCTCCCATGCCAGATACATAGTTTGAGGAAACTTCAGAATGAAGGCAATAAACATGCAAGGAAAATTGAATATATACTGGCATTGATCTGTGGGCATAATATGGAATATGGGGCAACAACGTTTGGAATGAAGAAGCTGAAAATAAATAAAGAGAATGTTATTGATGTTAAATACAGGGAGCATGGTGACTGGCCTGGTGGTTTATCATTCCATTTAAAAAATGGTGAAAGGAAAGGCATTAATTTTTTTAATTATCACTATCTTAATGCTGTTTATTTGCCAAACAGATGCAGATTGTGCCCTGATTATTATGGCAACTATTCAGATATTAGCTTTGGCGATTCATGGCTGATACGTTTACTTGGACGAGGAATGAATGAGAGAGGCTTGCCAAAAGGTTGGTCAAGTATTATTGTAAGAACAAAAAAAGGCTTATCTTTGATTGAATCAGCTCAGAAGGATGGAGCAATGCATCTTGAGGAAATTGAGCCAGCAGAAATCCATGAATCCTTTCCCTTTAATATATCCTATAAGCTGAACGGGATATTCATACGTCTGAAATTAGCAAGGAAGAAGCCAGAGTTTATTGGATTACAAAAACCTGATAAACTTGATCGCTATTTGTATCACTATATTTATAACTTTGTTCTTATTTTTGGTGCATCACGTGCATTCAGATTTTTCCTCAGTATTATGCCTTTGAATTTTAATCTTTTCCTTATTAAAAATTTTAAAAAGCTTATGGGGTATAAACCCAACGCGCGTGATATGGTCTTGAAATATAATGAGAAAGCAAATGTTGAGTAA
- a CDS encoding DUF4350 domain-containing protein yields MKRILIILFFIISCSQKYTDYTPFTAQLIYDQSHNNVWGLWDHGYCGYSHIAGELKQYGIPASVNLKKIDECIFSLPSMGYRYAILMLSVAKYQRFDDREIDAICNFINAGGLLFVIAEHDNMYNCATFLNAVTQKIGITINSDAAGKDNDTVQSLDDLNNRAYSKKFKLNNVLHMLSASLSGTTDSFEVLLRDDETDSIIAAGCRYGNGKMLVVGDSEMFWNGDGKVGIHAGDNNAFFKHCLQWLLEKHLNRIVHYEASIRWYDNQNSCVGINNSPSGVQHFIESLITLIPSLRNDSSINMIVIPKPDTVINKNKRNIIFIEPYQKLMPGSVWGKRLILLGAVNSKVYSFLGDSNCEILPCFITDGDNNFFDVVISYNKKRFYFHRLAGVIKKRNAGVIAQIPSSLWGEVSHPGLEVINDGIPLYQPNDYDTAGFIYADKNLLVVGDADAIANQNRDTDTFNEILTTVMHWIKTGKIE; encoded by the coding sequence ATGAAAAGAATACTTATCATCCTGTTTTTTATTATCAGCTGTTCTCAAAAATATACGGACTACACACCATTTACCGCGCAGCTAATTTATGACCAGTCACATAATAACGTGTGGGGGTTGTGGGATCATGGTTATTGCGGATATTCACATATTGCTGGTGAGCTAAAACAGTATGGAATTCCTGCCTCGGTTAATCTGAAAAAAATTGATGAGTGTATATTTTCTTTACCTTCCATGGGATATCGCTATGCAATACTGATGCTATCGGTTGCTAAATATCAGCGGTTTGATGATCGTGAAATTGATGCCATCTGTAATTTTATTAATGCTGGAGGTCTCCTTTTTGTTATTGCTGAACATGATAATATGTATAATTGTGCAACTTTTTTAAATGCAGTAACGCAAAAAATAGGCATTACAATAAACAGCGATGCTGCCGGGAAAGACAATGATACTGTTCAATCGCTTGATGATTTGAATAACAGGGCTTATTCAAAAAAATTTAAACTTAACAATGTTTTGCACATGCTTTCAGCTTCGCTATCAGGAACTACTGATTCTTTTGAGGTGTTGTTACGTGATGATGAAACAGATAGCATTATTGCTGCTGGATGCAGGTATGGTAACGGCAAAATGCTTGTAGTGGGTGACAGCGAGATGTTCTGGAATGGCGATGGGAAGGTTGGCATACATGCAGGCGATAACAATGCATTTTTTAAACACTGCCTACAGTGGCTTCTGGAAAAACATCTTAATCGCATAGTTCATTATGAAGCATCAATACGTTGGTATGACAATCAAAACTCTTGCGTGGGTATAAACAATTCACCATCGGGGGTACAGCATTTTATTGAATCACTTATAACATTAATTCCATCATTACGGAATGATTCATCAATTAATATGATAGTCATACCAAAACCTGATACTGTCATTAATAAAAATAAGCGAAATATTATTTTTATTGAACCATATCAAAAACTCATGCCAGGGTCGGTGTGGGGCAAGCGTCTTATTTTGCTTGGTGCGGTTAATTCTAAGGTTTATTCGTTTTTGGGCGATAGTAACTGTGAAATACTTCCCTGCTTTATAACTGATGGCGATAATAATTTCTTTGATGTTGTGATTTCCTATAATAAGAAGAGATTTTATTTTCACAGGCTTGCAGGAGTAATAAAAAAAAGGAACGCTGGTGTCATTGCGCAGATACCATCATCGCTGTGGGGTGAGGTAAGTCATCCTGGTCTGGAGGTTATTAACGACGGCATTCCATTATATCAGCCAAACGATTATGACACAGCTGGCTTTATATATGCAGATAAAAATCTTTTAGTGGTTGGAGACGCTGACGCTATCGCCAATCAAAACCGCGATACAGATACGTTTAATGAGATTCTTACCACAGTTATGCACTGGATAAAAACGGGAAAAATTGAATAA
- the hisF gene encoding imidazole glycerol phosphate synthase subunit HisF, whose amino-acid sequence MKTIKIMPCLDMKEGRVVKGVNFINIKDAGDPVENAAFYQKEGADELAMLDIAATVENRKTRLEWVKNVSKTISIPLTVGGGIGSIEDIELVLEAGASKVSMNSAAVKNPNLIDEAVKRFGSDTITIAIDGKRNDKLSSGFEVVVAGGTKSTGKDAVTWAVECQKRGAGVLLPTSMDGDGTLKGYDIPFTRAIAEVVTIPVVASGGAGTLEHFYEAVVEGKAQVLLAASVFHFRTFTVRQVKEYLKNRGITVNL is encoded by the coding sequence ATGAAAACAATTAAAATTATGCCATGCCTTGACATGAAGGAAGGAAGAGTTGTCAAGGGCGTTAATTTTATTAATATTAAAGATGCGGGTGACCCTGTTGAAAATGCTGCGTTCTATCAAAAAGAAGGCGCTGATGAACTGGCAATGCTTGATATTGCTGCCACTGTTGAAAATCGCAAAACACGTCTGGAATGGGTTAAAAATGTTTCTAAAACTATCAGCATACCTTTGACGGTTGGTGGTGGAATTGGAAGTATAGAGGATATTGAACTGGTGCTTGAGGCTGGCGCTTCAAAGGTATCAATGAACAGTGCTGCAGTCAAAAATCCCAACCTGATTGATGAAGCTGTAAAACGGTTTGGCTCTGACACCATAACTATTGCCATTGACGGTAAAAGAAATGATAAGCTTTCATCTGGGTTTGAGGTGGTTGTTGCCGGAGGCACCAAATCCACGGGAAAAGATGCTGTTACGTGGGCAGTTGAATGTCAGAAACGCGGTGCTGGTGTGCTTCTCCCCACAAGCATGGATGGGGATGGTACATTAAAGGGATATGATATACCGTTTACAAGGGCAATTGCAGAAGTGGTTACTATTCCTGTAGTTGCATCAGGTGGTGCTGGTACACTGGAACATTTTTATGAAGCAGTGGTGGAAGGGAAAGCACAGGTTTTACTTGCTGCATCAGTGTTTCATTTCAGGACATTTACTGTACGACAGGTTAAGGAATATTTAAAGAATAGAGGTATTACCGTTAATCTATAA
- a CDS encoding HesA/MoeB/ThiF family protein — MITKEELELYQRQLIIKGWGKEAQEKIKNTHLFIAGAGGLASPAALYCAVAGFGKITICDFDTISLSNLNRQILHNHTRMGMHKADSAYATLTQTNPYIQVEIKNTKITTKNIHTLLENSHIVLDCLDNFETRHILNKACIQLQKPLIHAGVEGFSGQLTVVLPHQTPCLSCFLPKKSIKKPIPVAGVTPGVMGTLQAMEAIKLITGLGTVTAGKLLLFDGLAMRFSSITLEQNPACKVCKN, encoded by the coding sequence ATGATAACCAAAGAAGAACTTGAACTTTATCAACGACAGCTTATCATCAAAGGGTGGGGGAAAGAAGCACAGGAAAAAATCAAAAATACTCACCTTTTTATAGCTGGCGCCGGCGGTCTGGCCAGCCCTGCTGCTCTATACTGTGCTGTTGCCGGCTTTGGCAAAATCACAATTTGCGATTTTGATACCATTTCACTTTCAAATCTTAACCGGCAGATACTCCACAACCATACACGAATGGGCATGCACAAAGCTGACTCGGCCTATGCAACATTAACCCAGACAAATCCTTATATTCAGGTTGAAATTAAAAATACAAAAATTACAACAAAAAATATTCACACATTACTTGAAAACTCACATATCGTTCTTGATTGCCTTGATAATTTTGAAACTCGACATATACTTAACAAAGCATGCATCCAGTTGCAAAAACCACTTATCCACGCAGGTGTCGAAGGTTTCAGTGGCCAGCTTACCGTAGTATTACCCCATCAAACGCCCTGCCTGTCATGTTTTCTTCCCAAAAAAAGCATTAAAAAGCCCATCCCTGTTGCTGGCGTTACCCCCGGTGTTATGGGCACCCTGCAGGCAATGGAAGCAATAAAGTTAATTACAGGTCTTGGCACAGTGACTGCAGGTAAACTTCTTCTTTTTGATGGCCTTGCCATGCGGTTTTCATCTATCACACTTGAACAAAATCCTGCATGTAAAGTCTGCAAAAATTAA
- a CDS encoding YdcF family protein, protein MKKISIITLILIILYCISFLFVERYLTIQYSITNIPLHAKFDAAVIFYGSFDTTGNPDKESKRRLSLAVDLYHKGIIQSLIFVGGWRPSKKLAGSQLLAQEAITLGVKPARIFIDTHSRDTFHNWNEAKKIITENKFKKILLISSPFHLFRLKHLIDNDNDVKIFYGTYHKTNTFPHKSFWENVIDYNYHMISFVTYSLLPSELYQFLIEKIRK, encoded by the coding sequence TTGAAAAAAATAAGTATAATTACATTGATACTAATTATTTTATACTGTATTAGTTTTTTATTTGTAGAGCGGTACCTTACTATACAGTATTCAATTACAAACATTCCATTACATGCAAAATTTGATGCAGCTGTCATCTTTTATGGTAGTTTTGATACTACAGGAAATCCTGATAAAGAATCAAAACGAAGGCTTTCACTTGCAGTAGATTTATACCATAAGGGTATAATCCAAAGTTTAATTTTTGTAGGGGGATGGAGACCTTCAAAAAAATTAGCAGGTTCTCAATTATTGGCTCAAGAAGCAATTACTTTGGGTGTAAAACCTGCACGTATATTTATTGATACCCATTCACGAGATACTTTCCATAATTGGAATGAAGCAAAGAAGATTATAACTGAAAATAAGTTTAAAAAAATACTGTTAATTTCATCCCCTTTCCACCTTTTCAGACTAAAACATTTGATTGATAATGACAATGATGTGAAAATATTTTATGGTACATATCATAAAACAAATACTTTCCCCCATAAATCTTTTTGGGAGAATGTTATTGACTATAATTATCACATGATTTCATTTGTCACATATTCATTATTGCCTTCAGAATTGTATCAGTTTTTGATAGAGAAAATAAGGAAGTAA
- a CDS encoding putative PEP-binding protein — MENIVFFNKDFTGVDNKQYKKLGIRGRRAADLAKMGLPIAPGFIIDADLTMKLPKVNVKQLIKTFVDKIEKDMKKGYGDSDKPLLLKVVLSSDLNVPFFPSIHNVGLNDKVVTGFAKFTGEDFAWGEYRFLLRSIASKIYGIDEKELDELEGKLPKNAKAKEYKEVVAKYKKFLGDKFSEDVYDQLGLILKGAAAKYCDSDIDVDNSLSIMIQAMVYGNFGQNSFAGNYFTRNIITGDALIQGEFLQNEFDVDRGTPKDIAKIDKKYYDKLVEIAKKVEDNFKEIRNIKFTIEEGNFWLIEQREVDEKSTQAHIKTLLDLHTRKVVTPEFLIESIKPSQLNELLHPVIDPRTTKNVKSIKGGIAGSTGAAIGRVFFSTDKLLEEYKRAVMHGGDTNLILVMPATYAEDVKAIEVARGVITSEGGFSSHAPVVARSLGKVAMVQPEMKIRGNSFTLAGKTIKEGDYVSINVPYYEPPTIYLDKVGLIEPDFEKNGLTDFLKIVQNFIKDFDVRANADQPRDAKVAKMFFADGIGLCRTEHMFFNEKRIMKFREMILSETEAERRKALDDLKPMQRGDFYELFKIMQGHPVTIRLLDAPLHEFLPRTEDSMKEFIQYMKSRKKGMSDAEIRARCEELSEMNPMLGHRGCRVAITYPEIYEMQCRAIFEAACMLKKEGINVVPEIMIPIVMTETEIKFIKNGKKIEGKTVKGIRDIKDEVVEEYGIDDLEYEVGTMIELPAAAVGAGRIAQYAEFFSFGTNDLTQTTYGLSRDDINSFFPSYSLYDLIPNNPFKVLGREVKELIEIAATRGKLTRPDITMGLCGEHGADPDNIEFCMNVGLNYVSCSPYAIPLSKLAIAQLNIKQAKSK; from the coding sequence ATGGAAAATATAGTTTTTTTCAATAAAGATTTTACCGGTGTTGATAATAAGCAATATAAGAAGTTAGGTATCAGAGGCCGCAGGGCTGCTGATTTAGCAAAAATGGGGTTACCGATAGCTCCAGGATTTATCATAGATGCTGATTTAACCATGAAACTGCCAAAGGTTAATGTAAAGCAATTAATAAAGACCTTTGTTGATAAAATTGAAAAAGATATGAAAAAAGGATATGGCGATAGTGACAAGCCATTGCTTTTGAAGGTGGTGTTAAGCTCAGATTTAAATGTCCCATTCTTCCCGTCTATTCACAACGTTGGTTTAAATGATAAGGTTGTTACAGGTTTTGCCAAATTTACTGGTGAAGACTTTGCCTGGGGTGAATACAGGTTTTTGCTTAGAAGCATTGCTTCAAAAATTTACGGGATTGATGAAAAAGAACTTGATGAACTTGAAGGCAAGCTTCCCAAAAATGCTAAAGCAAAAGAATATAAAGAAGTGGTGGCAAAATATAAAAAATTCCTGGGCGACAAGTTCAGTGAAGATGTCTATGATCAGTTAGGACTTATTCTGAAAGGTGCTGCAGCAAAATACTGTGATTCAGATATTGATGTTGACAATTCATTGTCAATCATGATTCAGGCAATGGTGTATGGTAACTTTGGTCAGAATTCCTTTGCAGGAAATTATTTTACTCGCAATATCATTACCGGTGATGCGCTCATTCAGGGCGAATTTTTGCAGAATGAATTTGATGTGGACCGTGGTACCCCAAAGGACATAGCAAAGATTGATAAAAAATATTATGACAAATTAGTTGAGATAGCAAAGAAAGTGGAAGATAACTTTAAAGAAATACGTAATATAAAATTTACCATTGAAGAGGGAAATTTTTGGCTCATTGAACAGCGCGAAGTTGATGAAAAGTCAACACAGGCACATATCAAGACATTACTTGACCTGCATACACGAAAAGTTGTAACACCTGAATTTTTAATTGAATCCATAAAGCCAAGCCAGCTTAACGAACTGCTGCACCCGGTTATAGACCCCCGGACAACGAAAAATGTAAAATCAATTAAAGGTGGTATAGCTGGTTCAACAGGTGCAGCTATTGGTAGAGTATTCTTTTCAACCGATAAGCTGCTTGAAGAATATAAACGAGCAGTAATGCATGGTGGCGATACAAACCTTATATTGGTTATGCCAGCAACCTATGCAGAGGATGTTAAGGCAATTGAGGTTGCACGTGGTGTTATCACTTCTGAGGGTGGATTCTCGTCACATGCTCCTGTTGTTGCACGAAGTTTGGGTAAAGTTGCTATGGTCCAGCCTGAGATGAAGATCAGGGGTAATTCATTTACACTGGCAGGTAAAACTATAAAAGAAGGTGATTATGTTTCCATAAATGTGCCGTATTATGAACCCCCTACAATTTATTTGGATAAAGTGGGCTTGATAGAACCAGATTTTGAAAAGAATGGATTAACTGATTTCTTAAAGATAGTACAGAACTTCATTAAAGATTTTGATGTGCGCGCTAATGCTGACCAACCACGTGATGCCAAAGTGGCTAAGATGTTCTTTGCTGATGGTATAGGCTTGTGTCGTACTGAACATATGTTCTTTAATGAAAAGCGCATCATGAAGTTCCGTGAGATGATATTGTCAGAAACTGAAGCTGAACGGCGAAAAGCGCTGGATGACCTCAAACCCATGCAGAGGGGTGACTTCTATGAATTATTCAAGATTATGCAGGGTCATCCGGTTACCATACGTTTGCTTGATGCTCCATTGCATGAATTCCTGCCCCGAACTGAAGACAGCATGAAAGAGTTTATACAATACATGAAATCGCGTAAAAAAGGAATGTCTGATGCTGAAATACGTGCGCGATGTGAAGAACTTTCTGAAATGAACCCAATGCTTGGGCACAGAGGTTGCCGCGTTGCTATCACATATCCTGAAATTTATGAGATGCAGTGTAGGGCAATTTTTGAAGCTGCTTGTATGCTGAAAAAAGAAGGCATCAATGTTGTTCCTGAAATCATGATTCCTATCGTTATGACGGAAACAGAAATCAAATTCATAAAGAATGGCAAGAAGATTGAAGGGAAAACGGTAAAAGGTATTCGCGATATCAAGGATGAGGTTGTTGAAGAATATGGTATTGACGATTTAGAGTATGAGGTTGGTACAATGATTGAATTGCCCGCTGCTGCAGTTGGTGCTGGCAGAATTGCCCAGTATGCTGAGTTTTTTAGCTTTGGTACCAATGACCTCACGCAGACGACGTATGGATTGTCGCGAGATGACATTAATTCATTCTTCCCAAGTTATTCACTGTATGACCTTATTCCCAATAACCCCTTTAAGGTTCTGGGAAGAGAAGTTAAAGAACTTATAGAGATAGCTGCAACACGCGGCAAGCTCACTCGTCCTGATATAACCATGGGACTTTGTGGAGAACATGGTGCTGATCCTGATAACATTGAGTTCTGTATGAATGTGGGATTGAATTATGTATCGTGCTCGCCATATGCTATTCCACTATCTAAATTAGCGATAGCTCAGTTGAACATAAAACAGGCAAAGAGTAAATAG
- a CDS encoding glycosyltransferase family 2 protein: MKQGLTLIVPVYNEISAIQNSIIHLKTIKKNCKDFNLEIILVNDGSTDGTEKILQGVANDKDLKIIHHSKNRGYGAALKTGVKSAKYNYIAITDADATYPDERIPEFFKDVIANDIDMLVGARIGESVNIPLIRKFPKWVINQLANYMVGTKIPDLNSGMRIMKKSVIEKFMKILPEGFSFTSTITIAMLANDYQVKYVPIDYHQRKGKSKIRPFYDTLNFVRLIVRTVMFFDPLKVFLPLSLPLLLCGVVLVLVEGILYRNINTVSVLITLSGLNILTVGMLAEMIAHKE, encoded by the coding sequence ATGAAACAGGGTTTAACGCTTATTGTACCGGTTTATAATGAAATTAGTGCCATACAAAATAGTATTATCCATCTGAAGACTATTAAAAAAAATTGTAAGGACTTTAATCTTGAAATCATATTGGTCAATGATGGCTCAACTGATGGGACGGAAAAGATATTGCAGGGTGTTGCAAACGACAAAGATTTAAAAATAATCCACCATTCTAAAAATCGTGGTTATGGTGCAGCACTCAAGACCGGTGTCAAATCTGCAAAATATAACTATATTGCAATTACTGATGCTGATGCAACGTATCCTGATGAACGTATCCCTGAATTTTTTAAGGATGTTATAGCAAATGACATTGATATGCTTGTTGGCGCAAGAATAGGCGAATCTGTTAATATACCTTTAATACGGAAATTCCCCAAATGGGTCATCAATCAGCTGGCAAATTATATGGTAGGGACAAAGATTCCTGACCTTAATTCAGGTATGCGGATTATGAAAAAATCAGTAATTGAAAAGTTTATGAAAATTCTTCCTGAGGGTTTTTCTTTTACGTCTACCATCACCATAGCTATGCTTGCCAATGATTATCAGGTAAAATATGTGCCTATCGATTATCATCAGCGTAAAGGTAAATCAAAAATAAGGCCTTTTTATGATACATTGAATTTTGTAAGGCTAATTGTACGTACTGTTATGTTCTTTGATCCCTTGAAAGTTTTTCTGCCTTTAAGCCTTCCATTGCTTTTGTGTGGAGTTGTACTGGTTCTGGTAGAAGGTATACTGTATAGAAATATTAATACAGTATCAGTGCTTATCACGCTATCAGGTTTAAATATTCTGACTGTTGGTATGCTTGCGGAAATGATTGCGCATAAAGAATAA
- a CDS encoding class I SAM-dependent methyltransferase has protein sequence MSKQYYFTLKGFWKRAKQEYDYYTKRPWTLQQVGEFWDTVEDYDAVNEELYTYFRRFTNSYDLAIKHLKKEKYTMIDIQARSGKGSLFWYQKGKIKSSTCVDFSDFLISLADRRLKGSGLKYKIVKVLDFPLPFKDGQFDFVCSYETIEHIYDYNTFFDELVRILSKDGIMILTCPNRLWEWVHWLSAAININHSEGPHRFLKRKELLACIKRNKMKILEENSTIILPFNNKVSIVMDTFLEKYLPEYIKRILALRRTFILCK, from the coding sequence ATGTCCAAGCAATATTATTTCACCCTGAAAGGTTTCTGGAAAAGAGCTAAACAGGAATATGACTACTATACAAAAAGACCATGGACACTGCAACAGGTTGGGGAATTTTGGGATACAGTTGAAGATTATGATGCAGTCAACGAGGAATTGTATACTTATTTCAGGCGATTTACCAATTCTTATGACCTGGCAATAAAGCATCTGAAAAAAGAAAAATATACCATGATTGATATACAGGCTCGCAGTGGTAAGGGAAGCCTGTTCTGGTATCAAAAAGGCAAAATTAAAAGTTCTACCTGTGTGGATTTTTCAGATTTTTTGATTTCCTTAGCAGATAGAAGATTAAAAGGGAGTGGATTGAAATATAAAATAGTAAAAGTACTGGATTTTCCGTTGCCTTTCAAAGATGGCCAGTTTGACTTTGTTTGCTCATATGAAACTATTGAGCATATTTATGATTACAATACCTTTTTTGATGAACTGGTGCGTATACTAAGCAAAGATGGTATAATGATTCTGACATGCCCTAACAGGTTATGGGAATGGGTACACTGGTTATCTGCTGCAATCAATATCAATCACAGCGAGGGTCCACATAGATTTTTAAAGAGAAAAGAATTGCTTGCATGTATAAAAAGAAATAAAATGAAAATTTTGGAAGAAAACAGCACTATTATTCTTCCATTTAACAATAAAGTATCAATAGTAATGGACACATTTCTTGAAAAATATCTTCCAGAGTATATAAAAAGAATTTTAGCTTTAAGAAGGACCTTTATACTGTGTAAATGA